A segment of the Neisseria chenwenguii genome:
GCGTTGTGCCAGAGATGTGTTCAAAGGGGAGGCCGGAATGCCGGTTCCTGCCAGTTTGCCTAGCCGGGTATAAAGTACCAAGGTTTGGGGGCGTTCTTTGATAATACGCTGCGCGTAGCGCACTTGGCGGATGTCCCGTCCGTCAAGTGCCAATATGGAACGTCTGCCGAGTGGGTCAGCGGCCAAAATATTGAACATTGTGCCGCGCGGATAAACCGTCATGCCGGTTTTGGGATTTCGGATGTCGAAATCCGCACGCATATACGGAATGTGGAGCCGGTTCTCGATGCCTTTGGAAACCGGCAGATCCATATTGCCGGCCATCTGGGCAGATACAGATTCTGCTGCCGAACGTGCCTGCGCTTTCCAGTCCACGCGGGCTGCCGCCTGTTTCATGATTTTTGCCTGATCGGGTTCCGATACTGCCCATTGACGACTCAGACGTTGTCCGAACCGGCGACCGGTAATGGCGGTCAATGCCTGATCTAGGGATGGTGTACCCTGAACCAGATACCATTTGCCTTTATCCTGATGCAGCAGCGCAGGTACATGGCTGATGCGGTAACGGCGGAATGCTTCGGGCATAACCATGATGTTGGGCGGGTTTTTGCGGGCGGATTCGGGCAGTTTGCGTACTAATGTTTCTGCATACTCAAACGCCTTGTCGGCACCTCCGCTGCCCCAGCCGCGGTACAGAAATACCGTATCCCGGCGTCCGGCTCCCTGTGTCAGCAGCTTCAACAGTTCCTGTTCGGGCATGGAACGGGATACGAATACCACCGTGCGGATACCGGCCAGTTGTGCCCGGGCAGGATTTTCGCCCCGGGTCAGCATCTGGGTAGGGCTGCCGCCGGGAACCACTTGGCCTTTCAGGCTCTGCATAAATCTTGTTGTATTTGCCTTTTGGCTGTCGAGCAGCCGTTTCAGGTCAAACGTTTCCCCGTTTGCCGTCCCGCTAAAACAGAGGCAGCAGACGGCCGCGAACCATAGAAGCCCGGTACGGCCCCCAGTAGCGGGAGTCCCAGGAATGTTTTTCCGTGCCGAATACAAAAATCTCATCGTCTTCCAATCTGTATGCCGTATCCCAATAATCCACGGGTTTGCCCAGTTTGCCTGCGCCGTAGCGGACATCCGCGATCAGGCTGCCGTTGATATAGACGTTGCCGTTGCGGATTTCCACTTTGTCGCCCGGCAGTCCCGCCACCAGTTTGCCGACAGGCAGTCCGTCCGGTATGACGGGAGCCATGCCCCGTGCCGGAAACAGGATGACGTCGTTACGGCGCAGCGGTCTGTATGTCTGTTTTTTGTCGTACCAGTACACCTGCCATGGCAGGCAGCCCGCCGTTTTGGCTTCCACCATGACCGAGCCCTGTTCCTGCAACCACGGGCGTACGGTCCATGCACAGGCGGCAACGGCCAAGCCGGCAGCGCAGACTGCCAGT
Coding sequences within it:
- a CDS encoding TrbC family F-type conjugative pilus assembly protein; protein product: MQSLKGQVVPGGSPTQMLTRGENPARAQLAGIRTVVFVSRSMPEQELLKLLTQGAGRRDTVFLYRGWGSGGADKAFEYAETLVRKLPESARKNPPNIMVMPEAFRRYRISHVPALLHQDKGKWYLVQGTPSLDQALTAITGRRFGQRLSRQWAVSEPDQAKIMKQAAARVDWKAQARSAAESVSAQMAGNMDLPVSKGIENRLHIPYMRADFDIRNPKTGMTVYPRGTMFNILAADPLGRRSILALDGRDIRQVRYAQRIIKERPQTLVLYTRLGKLAGTGIPASPLNTSLAQRLSIRTVPTYLQQEGMAFRVVSVHPFD
- a CDS encoding S26 family signal peptidase — its product is MTQKPLPPLRVRLAVCAAGLAVAACAWTVRPWLQEQGSVMVEAKTAGCLPWQVYWYDKKQTYRPLRRNDVILFPARGMAPVIPDGLPVGKLVAGLPGDKVEIRNGNVYINGSLIADVRYGAGKLGKPVDYWDTAYRLEDDEIFVFGTEKHSWDSRYWGPYRASMVRGRLLPLF